One Deltaproteobacteria bacterium CG11_big_fil_rev_8_21_14_0_20_42_23 genomic window, GTCCGCATCTGTCGCTGGGATACAAAACCCCTGCTTCCGTTCATGCTGGACGACTTAACTAAGTGTCAACTATTTTAGGACGTGACAGTTAACTTTACGGTGAAGCGTTCTCTTTGATTAGTAAAATGGCCTGTGTAGGGCAGGGATGAAAAGGGACAAAACAAAGAGAATGAGAAAAATGAAAAACAGTGTTTTGGCGATACTCACCGCACCAGCGGCTATTCCACCAAAACCAAAAACAGCAGCAATAATTGCAACCACAAAAAATATAAGCGCCCATGACAACATAACAACCTCCCTTTCGGTTTCGTAAAAGTAAGCAACAGAGGAAGACTACTGAAACAAATCAAGATGGTAAAATTGATAAAAACCATTAGCTCATTGATGAAATGAACAGTGCGTATTTTAAAAACGGTATCGAGAGAAAGCCGCAACAGCGCGCTGGAGGAGGAGATGGGTTATGTATCTTAGAGGATCAGCCCTGCGATACAGCCCTCCAGCTACAGAGCCCAGAACATAACCTGCTAAAAGAGAACAGGAAAGGGAAGCATAGAAAATATTTTTTTGCATAATACTTTCTGCTAACTTTTTCTTCGTTTCGCCTTTTAAATCTAGGATTTGTTTTCTCAAAAACACTTTACACATCACTTTTTAAGTTTTTTTCTAAACGTACATACTCTTTTTTCGCAGAGCGAAAACTGGAATATCGTTTTTTTAAGAAAAATATATTCAGCAAAACAAAGGCTGCAAAAAGAAAAAAGACGCCACAAAAAAAGTACGAGCTTCCAATTGAGAGAGAAAAATAATGCTGTGATAAATGAACGATACCAAATGATATGAACACTACAGAAACAAGTGCGAGAGTAAACAAAAGAGAAAAAAACAAGAGTTCAGTAACCTTGCGTTGCAAATACACATTCACTTTTTCTTTTACTTCACATACAAAAACTACGGCATATTGCCGAATATAAGTAAGAATCTCTTCTCCCTTATTTTCCTGCTCTGCTGACGCTTTCCCGCCATCAACAGAGTGCAACTCATGCTTTTTTGAATTATTTTCCATTGTCATTATCACTCATTCATTTTCGATTTTATTTTCTCAACTTAAAAAAACTTGCAATGACAAAACCTGCAGCAGCAGAGATGAGTAAGGCTGAAAGGGGTCTCTCTTTTATCGTTTCTTCTAATTTTTTTTCTGCATTCAAAGCAGCTGACTTTGCTTCCTTCAAATAGTGGGAAGAATTTTCTTTCAGATGTTTTACGGAATCATCGGCAGCCTCATACGCCGCTTGTCCAACATTGAAAGCCTGTTCTTTGAGTTTTTGCGTTTCGTCTTTAAAATGTCTAACTGATTCTCTTTTTGTAACTTGGTCAATTTCGCTTTTCATGTTTCCTCCAGGGTTGGTGTGAGAGAAAAGGTAGGAAAATTAAAGCGTTGTGTAAAATTGATTAAAGCCATGAAC contains:
- a CDS encoding DUF1328 domain-containing protein, which codes for MLSWALIFFVVAIIAAVFGFGGIAAGAVSIAKTLFFIFLILFVLSLFIPALHRPFY